The Punica granatum isolate Tunisia-2019 chromosome 4, ASM765513v2, whole genome shotgun sequence genome has a window encoding:
- the LOC116204852 gene encoding serine/threonine-protein kinase PEPKR2, with product MRKKRKGSEADTSAELPEVTKSTRERQSSNLRSHYSLEDYSRLKKRCKEDAVAEPINSCKSRLVGIATAPPCGTSSLVTAGRGLKRKIGCIDVATQMGRKKKIEDDYVQGDTIGQGKFGSVSLCRSKASCVEFACKTLRKGEDPVHREVEIMQHLSGHPGIVTLQAVYEEPDCFHLVMELCSGGRLIDWMVKEGPFSEQRAANILKEVMLVIKYCHEMGVVHRDIKPENILLTTSGQIKLADFGLAMRFSIGQNLSGLAGSPAYVAPEVLSGNYSQKVDVWSAGVLLHALLLGFLPFQGDSLEDVFEAIKSVELDFHAGLWESVSMPARDLIGRMLTRDVSARISADEVLRHPWILFYTDRTLKTISIKSRAKNHGGTASLRVPVSTRVGSPINLIEDDSLNGKLTQLLSTPSTQSCKSEEPDESGFIDALSVAVSHVRISEPKRTRLCSPTGPIEQQHSSNLRSNALCKAF from the exons ATGAGGAAAAAGAGGAAAGGAAGCGAAGCTGATACATCTGCTGAGCTACCAGAAGTTACCAAATCAACCCGTGAGCGGCAATCATCAAATTTGAGGTCTCACTACTCATTAGAAGACTATTCGCGGCTGAAGAAGAGATGCAAGGAAGATGCTGTTGCCGAACCTATTAACTCCTGTAAAAGTAGGCTTGTCGGCATTGCCACTGCTCCGCCATGTGGAACCTCGTCATTGGTCACTGCTGGGAGAGGTCTCAAAAGGAAGATAGGGTGTATAGATGTGGCAACTCAAATGGGTCGTAAGAAGAAGATTGAGGATGACTATGTTCAGGGTGACACCATTGGTCAAGGGAAATTTGGTTCGGTTTCGTTGTGCAGATCTAAGGCAAGTTGCGTAGAATTTGCCTGCAAGACTTTGCGGAAAGGGGAGGATCCCGTTCATAGGGAGGTGGAGATCATGCAGCATTTGTCAGGCCATCCGGGAATTGTGACATTGCAAGCAGTGTATGAGGAGCCAGATTGTTTTCATCTTGTGATGGAGTTATGCTCTGGTGGGCGGCTCATTGATTGGATGGTGAAGGAGGGTCCATTCTCGGAACAGCGGGCTGCAAATATATTAAAGGAAGTAATGCTTGTGATCAAGTATTGTCATGAAATGGGCGTTGTACATAGAGACATAAAGCCTGAAAATATTCTTCTCACGACTTCAGGACAAATAAAGCTTGCAGATTTTGGACTGGCTATGAGATTTTCCATTG GTCAGAACTTATCAGGTTTGGCTGGAAGTCCGGCTTATGTTGCCCCAGAAGTTCTGTCAGGGAACTATTCTCAGAAGGTGGATGTATGGAGCGCTGGAGTCCTTTTACATGCATTATTGCTGggttttcttcctttccaAGGAGATTCTTTGGAGGATGTTTTCGAGGCTATAAAGAGTGTAGAGCTTGATTTCCATGCGGGGCTGTGGGAATCAGTTTCTATGCCCGCTCGTGATCTGATTGGAAGGATGCTAACTAGGGATGTTTCCGCACGGATATCTGCAGATGAAGTGCTCA GACATCCCTGGATCTTGTTCTACACGGACCGCACTCTGAAGACTATCTCCATCAAGTCGCGAGCAAAGAATCATGGGGGAACAGCTTCTCTTCGAGTACCTGTTTCCACGAGAGTCGGATCCCCGATTAACCTGATAGAAGATGACTCCCTTAATGGAAAATTAACCCAACTCCTGTCGACACCTTCTACCCAGAGCTGTAAGTCTGAGGAGCCAGATGAGAGCGGTTTCATTGATGCTCTTTCAGTAGCAGTATCCCATGTGAGAATCTCCGAGCCCAAAAGGACCCGGCTCTGTAGTCCAACTGGCCCGATAGAACAACAGCACTCCTCCAACCTGAGGTCTAACGCCCTCTGTAAAGCTTTCTGA
- the LOC116204854 gene encoding uncharacterized protein LOC116204854 yields the protein MSGNTWFMSSLNDTLEEDEAEYLHFPSQASNRRLLCLKGRDMRNGSRNSYSLAWPGNLPEQAVLLKGLTFVSDSYYDYKNLWHGFNALTPFIRWSMKNGCAKSSQWILYHWGELRDGTGSWVQHLMEAIYGELRIERFEGRVGDGSYCFEEAVVMRHNMGRMGKEKKLKLCDLLRCKASEPCGVKGGNVEVNDRGDPLITLTLLMRRGSRSFKNASAVIDVFAKECERVSGCQLKVVQSEELSFCDQVRVMSGTDIVVSPHGGQLTNMLFMDRGSSVMEFFPRGWLEYAGVGRYAHHWMADQSGMKPRGAWWEPLGNKDCPNPKDDIDCFQFYKGGKVGHNETHFAKWAKDVLNQVSISKRGELSAKRLKNPSLCAC from the exons ATGTCCGGTAACACATGGTTCATGAGCTCGCTGAACGACACCCTCGAGGAGGATGAGGCAGAGTACCTCCACTTCCCATCCCAGGCATCGAACAGAAGGCTTCTGTGCCTGAAGGGACGGGACATGCGAAACGGTTCTAGGAACTCGTATTCCCTTGCCTGGCCGGGCAACCTCCCGGAGCAGGCAGTTCTCCTGAAGGGCCTGACCTTCGTGTCCGACTCATACTACGACTACAAGAACTTGTGGCACGGGTTCAATGCACTCACTCCGTTCATAAGGTGGTCGATGAAGAACGGGTGTGCAAAGTCGAGTCAGTGGATTTTGTACCACTGGGGCGAGCTGCGGGACGGGACAGGGTCCTGGGTTCAGCACTTGATGGAAGCAATCTATGGAGAACTCCGAATAGAGAGGTTTGAAGGCCGAGTTGGAGACGGATCTTATTGCTTTGAAGAGGCTGTGGTCATGAGGCACAACATGGGCAGAATggggaaggagaagaagctgaAGTTGTGTGATCTGCTGAGATGCAAGGCAAGTGAGCCCTGTGGGGTCAAGGGAGGGAATGTGGAGGTCAACGACAGAGGGGACCCACTTATAACGTTGACTTTGCTGATGAGGAGAGGCTCAAGATCATTCAAGAATGCAAGTGCCGTGATTGATGTGTTTGCTAAGGAGTGTGAGAGGGTTAGCGGTTGCCAATTGAAGGTTGTTCAGTCAGAGGAACTGAGCTTCTGCGATCAG GTTAGAGTCATGTCGGGCACGGACATTGTCGTGTCCCCACATGGGGGGCAGCTGACGAACATGCTCTTCATGGACAGAGGGAGCAGCGTGATGGAGTTTTTCCCCCGGGGGTGGCTGGAGTATGCTGGAGTCGGAAGGTATGCCCACCACTGGATGGCCGATCAATCTGGGATGAAGCCCAGGGGAGCGTGGTGGGAACCACTCGGAAACAAGGATTGCCCGAACCCGAAAGACGATATCGACTGTTTCCAGTTCTACAAGGGAGGGAAGGTGGGTCACAACGAGACTCACTTTGCAAAGTGGGCGAAAGATGTCCTCAATCAAGTGAGCATAAGTAAGCGAGGAGAGCTATCTGCCAAGAGGCTGAAGAACCCCAGCCTCTGCGCATGCTAA